From a region of the Streptomyces sp. NBC_01454 genome:
- a CDS encoding bifunctional DNA primase/polymerase, producing the protein MSDWLPDTPRTLAFPTSAYVTLAGADWLASAGPDPDAAHAAWAAQPAAPSVLPCGTAFDVINAPALFGRRMVDHLWSAGPGSGPVAAHRGRILLFAAPGAAQRLPALLVWEEWAAAVPPLLCHGSGDAVTVPPLHPRHGAAAVTAAPAEDASGPAASRWLVAPDVRHPWLPGPDVLLWACVRAARSMAGRERDTAAQHRVSALTGG; encoded by the coding sequence ATGAGCGACTGGCTGCCTGACACCCCCCGCACCCTGGCCTTTCCCACCTCGGCATATGTCACGCTCGCCGGCGCCGACTGGCTCGCGTCCGCCGGCCCCGATCCGGACGCGGCGCACGCGGCGTGGGCCGCCCAGCCGGCCGCGCCGAGCGTGCTGCCGTGCGGCACCGCCTTCGACGTCATCAACGCCCCCGCGCTCTTCGGGCGGCGGATGGTCGACCACTTATGGTCCGCCGGCCCCGGCTCGGGGCCGGTGGCCGCGCACCGCGGCCGGATCCTGCTGTTCGCCGCCCCGGGCGCGGCCCAGCGGCTGCCCGCGCTGCTCGTCTGGGAGGAGTGGGCCGCCGCCGTCCCCCCGCTGCTGTGCCACGGCAGCGGCGACGCGGTGACCGTCCCCCCGCTGCACCCCCGCCACGGCGCGGCCGCGGTCACCGCCGCGCCCGCCGAGGACGCGTCCGGTCCGGCCGCCTCCCGCTGGCTGGTGGCACCGGATGTCCGCCACCCCTGGCTGCCGGGCCCGGACGTCCTGCTGTGGGCGTGCGTCCGGGCCGCCCGCTCGATGGCCGGGCGGGAGCGTGACACCGCAGCTCAGCACCGCGTTTCGGCGCTCACCGGGGGCTGA
- a CDS encoding putative bifunctional diguanylate cyclase/phosphodiesterase, with protein sequence MTERNGTTKESAETRPAPAGRRDDAGASLGDYRAAFYAGRLAMAVLNRDGLVLAANPAFGELVGADPDELVATTAADHTDLGADPRVWTAYREVLCGRSERLRCTRRLKHPEGHSVWVEVTVEPLTPEPLSGEERMLLSVADISDRHDLLARLRHLQMHDPVTRLPNRALFFERLSTALESASFEPSGTGRIGLCYLDLDGFKAVNDTLGHRVGDRLLSAVAQRLTRCAESAEDRGPDRAGHLVARLGGDEFALLVEDSTGTEQLAELAQSVLDALQRPFDLAGQRLSVSASIGVVERAAGGTTATGLMQAADTTLYWAKEDGKARWTLFDPERNAHRMTRQALSSTLRPAVDRGEFTLEYQPLVGLGDGRAQGVEALVRWRHPQFGTLSPNRFIALAEENGAIVELGRWVLERACYQARAWQLAHPGRPLFVSVNVAVRQVWDSDLVADVAGILAETGLPPQLLQLELTESAVMGSAGRPLQALQALSDMGVRIAIDDFGTGYSNLAYLSRLPVSVLKLDGSFVRGFRSQEHPNPADEMIVEALVALAHRLGLTVTAECVESAEQAERLRRIGCDTGQGWLYSRPVAPDRVAALLDAGGRPGI encoded by the coding sequence GTGACGGAGCGTAATGGTACGACCAAAGAATCCGCCGAAACCCGGCCCGCCCCCGCCGGCCGCCGCGACGACGCCGGGGCCTCCCTCGGCGACTACCGCGCGGCCTTCTACGCCGGCCGGCTGGCGATGGCCGTCCTCAACCGCGACGGTCTGGTCCTCGCCGCCAACCCCGCCTTCGGCGAACTGGTCGGCGCCGACCCGGACGAGCTGGTCGCCACCACCGCGGCCGACCACACCGACCTCGGCGCCGACCCCCGGGTGTGGACCGCCTACCGCGAGGTGCTGTGCGGGCGCAGCGAGCGGCTGCGCTGCACCCGCCGGCTCAAACACCCCGAGGGGCACTCCGTCTGGGTGGAGGTGACCGTCGAGCCGCTCACCCCGGAGCCGCTCAGCGGTGAGGAGCGGATGCTGCTGTCGGTGGCGGACATCAGCGACCGGCACGATCTGCTGGCCCGGCTGCGGCATCTGCAGATGCACGACCCGGTGACCCGGCTGCCCAACCGGGCGCTGTTCTTCGAGCGGCTCTCCACCGCGCTGGAGTCCGCCTCCTTCGAACCGTCCGGCACCGGCCGGATCGGGCTGTGCTACCTCGACCTGGACGGCTTCAAGGCCGTCAACGACACCCTCGGGCACCGCGTCGGCGACCGGCTGCTGAGCGCGGTGGCGCAGCGGCTGACCCGCTGCGCGGAGAGCGCCGAGGACCGCGGGCCGGACCGCGCCGGGCATCTGGTGGCACGACTCGGCGGTGACGAGTTCGCTCTTTTGGTGGAAGACTCCACCGGCACCGAACAGCTGGCCGAACTCGCCCAGAGTGTCCTGGACGCGCTGCAGCGCCCGTTCGATCTGGCCGGGCAGCGGCTGTCGGTCTCGGCGAGCATCGGCGTGGTGGAGCGGGCCGCCGGCGGCACCACCGCGACCGGTCTGATGCAGGCCGCGGACACCACGCTGTACTGGGCGAAGGAGGACGGCAAGGCCCGCTGGACGCTCTTCGACCCGGAGCGCAACGCCCACCGGATGACCCGGCAGGCGCTCTCCAGCACCCTGCGGCCGGCCGTCGACCGCGGCGAGTTCACCCTGGAGTACCAGCCGCTGGTCGGGCTGGGGGACGGGCGGGCGCAGGGCGTGGAGGCGCTGGTGCGCTGGCGGCACCCGCAGTTCGGGACGCTGTCGCCGAATCGGTTCATCGCGCTGGCGGAGGAGAACGGCGCGATCGTCGAGCTGGGCCGCTGGGTCCTGGAGCGGGCCTGCTACCAGGCGCGTGCCTGGCAGCTGGCGCATCCGGGCCGGCCGCTGTTCGTCAGCGTCAATGTGGCCGTACGTCAGGTGTGGGACTCCGACCTGGTCGCCGATGTCGCCGGGATCCTCGCCGAGACGGGGCTGCCGCCGCAGCTGCTCCAGCTGGAGCTGACCGAGTCGGCGGTGATGGGCTCGGCCGGCCGGCCGCTGCAGGCCCTGCAGGCGCTGAGCGACATGGGCGTCCGGATCGCCATCGACGACTTCGGCACCGGCTACTCCAACCTCGCCTACCTCAGCCGCCTGCCGGTGTCGGTGCTGAAGCTGGACGGGTCCTTCGTCCGCGGCTTCCGCTCGCAGGAGCACCCCAACCCCGCGGACGAGATGATCGTCGAGGCGCTGGTGGCGCTGGCGCACCGGCTCGGCCTCACGGTCACCGCCGAGTGCGTGGAGAGCGCCGAGCAGGCCGAGCGGCTCCGCCGGATCGGCTGCGACACCGGCCAGGGCTGGCTCTACTCCCGTCCGGTGGCGCCGGACCGGGTGGCGGCGCTGCTGGACGCCGGCGGGCGCCCGGGGATCTGA
- a CDS encoding M6 family metalloprotease domain-containing protein: MPRARTPDGGAGRRLRRVAAVATSLSALIATSIVAGPATASEAALPCALGRTDAHHSEGVDSWNGSYPRPDRRLDAVMIFLSFPDARPGSTPQELSHDYFPTTSGFFARASYGRFQLRSHIHRSWVRMPRPSASYGIRRDWDAGRRSAYLRDAVAAADPSVDFSRYDVVYFVADPDAPGVDSDATKVVNLDQPMHADDRDLRRFVTVFEQSPPDRNVLAHETGHVFDLPDLYHRPEGGKGDWDTYVGDWDLMGSQFGLAPDPFAWHKWRLGWITDRQVDCVALTGPVMHSLRTLSAPGESGGRRRPRLLVVRTGQDSALAIEARGAQGNDRALCTEGVLAYRVHSDTASGSGPVQVLDGHPGTSACWGTSVYPPLADAPLGVGESMDDAQDGLRIQVEGRTTDGDWAVKVSRR, translated from the coding sequence GTGCCGCGCGCCCGGACACCCGACGGGGGAGCGGGCCGCCGTCTGCGGCGCGTCGCGGCCGTCGCCACGTCCCTGAGCGCCCTCATCGCGACCTCCATCGTCGCCGGACCCGCCACCGCCTCCGAGGCCGCGCTCCCGTGCGCCCTGGGACGCACCGACGCGCACCACTCCGAGGGCGTCGACAGCTGGAACGGTTCCTACCCGCGCCCGGACCGCCGGCTCGACGCCGTCATGATCTTCCTGTCCTTCCCGGACGCTCGGCCCGGCAGCACCCCGCAGGAGCTGTCCCACGACTACTTCCCGACCACGTCCGGCTTCTTCGCCCGCGCCTCGTACGGCAGGTTCCAGCTGCGGTCGCACATCCACCGCTCCTGGGTGCGGATGCCGCGCCCGTCCGCCTCGTACGGGATAAGGCGCGACTGGGACGCCGGCCGGCGCTCGGCCTATCTGCGCGACGCGGTCGCCGCCGCGGACCCGTCCGTGGACTTCAGCCGCTACGACGTGGTCTATTTCGTCGCCGACCCGGACGCCCCCGGCGTCGACTCGGACGCCACCAAGGTCGTCAACCTCGACCAGCCGATGCACGCCGACGACCGCGATCTGCGCCGGTTCGTCACCGTCTTCGAGCAGAGCCCGCCGGACCGCAATGTCCTCGCCCACGAGACCGGCCACGTCTTCGACCTGCCGGACCTCTACCACCGGCCGGAGGGCGGCAAGGGCGACTGGGACACCTATGTCGGCGACTGGGACCTCATGGGCAGCCAGTTCGGCCTGGCGCCCGACCCCTTCGCCTGGCACAAGTGGCGGCTCGGCTGGATCACCGACCGGCAGGTCGACTGTGTCGCTCTGACCGGCCCGGTCATGCACTCGCTGCGGACGCTGTCCGCCCCCGGGGAGTCCGGCGGCCGGCGCCGGCCCCGGCTCCTGGTGGTGCGCACGGGCCAGGACAGCGCCCTCGCCATCGAGGCACGCGGTGCCCAGGGCAACGACCGGGCGCTGTGCACCGAGGGCGTGCTGGCCTACCGCGTGCACAGCGACACCGCCTCCGGCTCGGGGCCCGTGCAGGTCCTCGACGGCCACCCCGGCACCTCGGCCTGCTGGGGCACCTCGGTCTATCCGCCGCTCGCGGACGCGCCGCTGGGCGTGGGGGAGAGTATGGACGATGCGCAGGACGGCCTGCGCATCCAGGTCGAGGGCCGGACCACCGACGGGGACTGGGCGGTCAAGGTCAGCCGCCGCTGA
- a CDS encoding histidine phosphatase family protein encodes MAARIFLARHGQTEWSLSGRHTGRTDVPLLDEGRRGAELLGERLHRAPWDGLPGVEVRTSPLVRAKETCELAGFGGRAQPWDALMEIDYGAYEGLTPDEIKAGRPDWLIWRDGVPQGETLAAVTARADEVIGWARSAERDVLVFAHGHILRALGARWLGLDISFGARIRLEPTSLSVLGWAYGEPAIERWNDTGHLG; translated from the coding sequence ATGGCAGCGCGCATATTCCTGGCCCGGCACGGTCAGACCGAGTGGTCCCTGTCCGGCAGGCACACTGGCCGCACCGACGTCCCGCTGCTGGACGAGGGCCGGCGCGGCGCCGAGCTGCTGGGCGAGCGGCTGCACCGCGCCCCCTGGGACGGCCTGCCGGGCGTCGAGGTCCGCACCAGCCCCCTGGTGCGCGCGAAGGAGACCTGCGAGCTGGCCGGCTTCGGCGGCCGGGCGCAGCCGTGGGACGCCCTGATGGAGATCGACTACGGCGCGTACGAGGGCCTGACCCCGGACGAGATCAAGGCCGGGCGGCCGGACTGGCTGATCTGGCGCGACGGGGTGCCGCAAGGGGAGACGCTCGCCGCGGTCACCGCCCGGGCGGACGAGGTCATCGGCTGGGCGCGGTCGGCGGAACGCGATGTGCTGGTCTTCGCGCACGGCCACATCCTGCGCGCCCTGGGCGCCCGCTGGCTGGGCCTGGACATCTCCTTCGGCGCCCGGATCCGCCTGGAGCCGACGTCCCTGTCCGTGCTCGGCTGGGCCTACGGGGAGCCGGCGATCGAGCGCTGGAACGACACCGGCCACCTCGGCTGA
- a CDS encoding AAA domain-containing protein, with the protein MTAAQAHRPGPDRSFDPAAAAAAATDRILDDTLHGTLRGVVVDSPPGAGKSTLVVRAARELAAAGRPLMVVAQTNAQVDDLVLRLAEKDPQLPVGRLHGSEPGSFDPALSALPAVRTSAKAADLAGMDIVVSTAAKWAYTKVDEPWRHAIVDEAYQMRSDALLSVAGLFERALFVGDPGQLDPFSVVGAEQWAGLAYDPSSSAVSTLLAHNPGLPQHRLPVSWRLPASAAPLVSRAFYPYTPFRSGTGHGDRRLAFGVPGDGSGVDRVLDEAAESGWGLLELPARHTPRTDPEAVRAVARVVRRLLDRGGATTGEAGPGAAEAPAPAPLTAARIAVGTAHRDQAAAVRAALAELGVTGVAVDTANRLQGREFEVTVVLHPLSGRPDATAFHLETGRLCVLASRHRHACIVVCRAGVADLLDEHPSTEPVRLGVTVKFPDGWEAHHAVLAHLAEHRVVWRP; encoded by the coding sequence ATGACGGCCGCTCAGGCTCACCGTCCCGGCCCCGACCGGTCCTTCGACCCCGCCGCCGCGGCCGCCGCGGCGACCGACCGGATCCTTGACGACACCCTGCACGGCACCCTGCGCGGGGTGGTCGTGGACTCCCCGCCCGGCGCCGGCAAGTCCACCCTCGTGGTGCGCGCGGCCCGCGAACTCGCCGCCGCCGGACGCCCGTTGATGGTGGTCGCCCAGACCAACGCGCAGGTCGACGATCTGGTGCTGCGGCTCGCCGAGAAGGATCCGCAGCTGCCGGTCGGCCGGCTGCACGGCAGCGAGCCGGGGTCCTTCGACCCGGCGCTGTCCGCACTCCCCGCGGTCCGTACGTCCGCGAAGGCCGCCGATCTGGCCGGGATGGACATCGTGGTCTCCACGGCCGCGAAGTGGGCCTACACCAAGGTCGACGAGCCCTGGCGGCACGCCATCGTGGACGAGGCCTATCAGATGCGCTCCGACGCGCTGCTGAGCGTCGCCGGACTCTTCGAACGGGCGCTGTTCGTCGGCGATCCGGGCCAGCTGGACCCCTTCAGCGTGGTCGGCGCGGAGCAGTGGGCGGGGCTGGCGTACGACCCGTCGTCGAGCGCGGTGTCCACGCTCCTGGCCCACAACCCCGGGCTGCCGCAGCACCGGCTGCCGGTCTCCTGGCGGCTGCCCGCCTCGGCCGCGCCGCTGGTCTCCCGCGCGTTCTATCCGTACACCCCCTTCCGCAGCGGCACCGGCCACGGCGACCGCCGGCTGGCGTTCGGGGTGCCGGGCGACGGCTCGGGCGTGGACCGCGTCCTGGACGAGGCCGCCGAGTCCGGCTGGGGCCTGCTGGAACTCCCCGCCCGCCACACCCCGCGCACGGACCCCGAGGCGGTGCGCGCGGTGGCCCGGGTCGTGCGCCGGCTCCTCGACCGCGGCGGCGCCACGACCGGCGAGGCCGGGCCGGGCGCGGCCGAGGCACCGGCCCCGGCGCCCCTGACGGCCGCGCGGATCGCGGTCGGCACGGCCCACCGGGACCAGGCGGCGGCCGTCCGGGCCGCGCTCGCCGAGCTGGGGGTGACGGGCGTCGCGGTGGACACCGCCAACCGCCTCCAGGGCCGGGAGTTCGAGGTCACGGTCGTGCTGCACCCGCTCTCCGGCCGCCCCGACGCCACCGCCTTCCACCTGGAGACCGGCCGGCTGTGCGTACTGGCCTCCCGCCACCGCCATGCCTGCATCGTGGTCTGCCGCGCGGGCGTCGCCGACCTGCTCGACGAACACCCCTCGACCGAACCGGTCCGCCTCGGCGTCACGGTCAAGTTCCCGGACGGCTGGGAGGCCCACCACGCCGTCCTCGCCCATCTGGCGGAACACCGCGTGGTGTGGCGCCCCTAG